A window from Pseudoliparis swirei isolate HS2019 ecotype Mariana Trench chromosome 17, NWPU_hadal_v1, whole genome shotgun sequence encodes these proteins:
- the rgra gene encoding retinal G protein coupled receptor a, translated as MVSSYPLPDGFTDFDVFSLGSCLLVEGLLGFFLNALTITAFLKVRELRTPSNFLVFSLAMADIGISMNATVAAFSSFLRYWPYGSDGCQTHGFQGFMTALASIHFIAAIAWDRYHQYCTRTKLQWSRAITLAVFVWLFSAFWSAMPLIGWGEYDYEPLRTCCTLDYSKGDRNYVSYLIPMSVFNMAIQVFVVMSSYQSIAQKFKKTGNPRFNPNTPLKTMLFCWLPYGFLAFYAAVENATLVSPKLRMMAPILAKTSPTFNVFLYALGNENYRGGIWQFLTGEKIEVPQIENKSK; from the exons ATGGTCTCGTCTTACCCCTTACCCGACGGCTTCACCGACTTCGATGTGTTCTCACTGGGATCGTGTCTGCTGGTGGAGG GTCTGCTGggcttctttttaaatgctctgACCATCACCGCTTTCCTCAAAGTGAGGGAGCTAAGGACCCCCAGCAATTTCCTCGTGTTCAGTTTAGCGATGGCTGATATCGGCATCTCGATGAACGCCACCGTCGCGGCTTTCTCCAGCTTCTTGAG GTACTGGCCTTATGGCTCTGATGGATGCCAGACTCATGGTTTCCAGGGCTTCATGACAGCTCTCGCCAGCATCCACTTCATAGCCGCCATCGCCTGGGACAGATACCATCAGTACTGCACGA GGACAAAGCTGCAGTGGAGCCGCGCCATCACTCTGGCTGTATTTGTCTGGCTCTTCTCTGCGTTCTGGTCTGCCATGCCCCTCATTGGCTGGGGAGAGTACGACTACGAGCCCCTCAGGACCTGCTGCACTCTGGACTATAGCAAGGGAGACAG AAATTATGTGTCCTACTTGATCCCCATGTCCGTCTTCAACATGGCTATCCAGGTGTTTGTGGTCATGTCTTCTTACCAGTCCATTGCACAGAAATTTAAGAAGACTGGCAACCCCAGG TTCAACCCCAACACTCCTCTTAAGACGATGCTGTTCTGCTGGCTCCCATATGGCTTCCTGGCTTTCTACGCCGCTGTGGAGAACGCCACTCTTGTCTCCCCCAAGCTCAGGATG ATGGCTCCCATATTGGCTAAGACCTCTCCCACCTTCAATGTCTTCCTCTATGCTTTGGGAAATGAGAACTACAGAGGAGGCATCTGGCAGTTCCTCACTGGGGAAAAGATTGAAGTACCTCAGATTGAGAACAAGTCCAAATAA
- the LOC130207516 gene encoding LOW QUALITY PROTEIN: leucine-rich repeat, immunoglobulin-like domain and transmembrane domain-containing protein 1 (The sequence of the model RefSeq protein was modified relative to this genomic sequence to represent the inferred CDS: inserted 3 bases in 2 codons), whose product MFLVLLLWLYAATGELLSPVSSCPSQCSCFYHNLSDGSKARSVICNDPEISLVPVGFPVDTSKLRIEKTAIQRIPSEAFNYLSGLEFLWMSFNTLSTLSPDSFRGLLNLEELRLDGNALTAFPWESLMDMPSLRLLDLHNNQLLSLPAEATAYIKNLTYLDLSSNSLLTLPTEVLSTWLAAKPVQGPESSKMILGLHDNPWVCDCRLYDLVQFQKSPSLSVAFIDTRLRCSAPENVSGVLFSDVELRRRQLPRIHTAVARVRSAVGNNVLLRCGTIGVPIPDLSWRKADGRLLNGTVQQETSKEGITWPILRVPAVSYXDSGKYICKAINYAGNAEAVISLIVSNSPKPEGNQTRDDNKVKVKKPNPVGKAASQEKLVARYLVPTSIPSSLPALDPGLPPGLGPDPGLASYSLADRATPGPATSSNPDALLDLEKTNLSNLAANTSSLQQDPDRVVRSVKVVGDTDNTIHLNWRAPKAKNTTSFSVMYAVFGERDMRKINVGAGQNRVSIEGLVPRTKYIACVCVRGLIPKKEQCVIFSTDEAASATGTQRLINVIVIXACIIAVPLTVIVCCGALKRRIQKYWGKKSKDIQDSYVTFETLSPGTKAKGLEGEYLTRLNPEESNRLLSARSSLDSEATAKIEGQPNEYFC is encoded by the exons ATGTTCCTCGTCCTGCTCCTGTGGCTCTACGCGGCTACAGGTGAACTTCTCTCCCCAGTGAGCTCCTGCCCGTCGCAGTGCAGCTGTTTTTACCACAACTTGAGTGATGGATCAAAGGCCAG GAGCGTGATTTGCAATGATCCCGAGATATCTCTTGTGCCTGTCGGGTTTCCTGTCGACACGTCCAAGCTGCGGATTGAGAAGACGGCCATCCAGCGGATACCGAGCGAAGCCTTCAACTACCTCTCCGGTCTGGAATTTCTTTGGATGTCTTTCAACACACTGTCCACCTTGAGCCCGGACAGTTTCCGGGGACTGCTCAACCTGGAGGAGCTTCGTCTGGACGGGAATGCCCTCACCGCCTTTCCCTGGGAATCTCTCATGGATATGCCCAGCCTCAGACTTCTCGATTTGCACAACAATCAGCTCCTCTCGCTGCCAGCTGAGGCCACCGCTTACATCAAAAACCTCACCTACTTGGATCTGTCTAGCAACAGCTTGCTGACCCTGCCGACTGAGGTTCTGTCCACCTGGCTGGCGGCGAAACCTGTGCAAGGTCCAGAGAGCTCCAAGATGATACTTG GTCTCCATGACAACCCCTGGGTGTGTGACTGTCGGCTCTACGACCTGGTCCAGTTCCAGAAGTCTCCGTCTCTTTCAGTGGCGTTCATTGACACGAGGCTGAGGTGTTCAGCACCGGAGAATGTATCCGGGGTCCTGTTCAGTGATGTCGAGCTGCGGCGCCGTCAGCTCCCACGTATCCACACAGCGGTGGCACGCGTCCGGAGCGCTGTTGGGAACAACGTGCTGCTCCGCTGTGGCACCATTGGAGTCCCCATCCCAGACCTGTCATGGCGGAAGGCAGATGGGCGACTCCTTAACGGAACAG TCCAACAGGAAACCTCAAAGGAGGGAATCACCTGGCCCATCCTCCGTGTCCCAGCTGTGTCCT AGGATTCAGGGAAATACATCTGCAAGGCCATTAACTATGCTGGGAATGCCGAAGCTGTCATTTCTCTCATTGTCTCTAACTCACCAAAACCAGAGGGGAACCAAACCCGCGACGAcaacaaagtcaaagtcaagaaACCCAACCCGGTGGGGAAAGCTGCCTCCCAGGAGAAACTGGTGGCCAGATATTTGGTTCCAACCTCCATCCCTTCGTCACTGCCTGCCCTGGATCCAGGCCTTCCAcctggtcttggtcctgatcCTGGACTAGCTAGTTACAGCCTAGCTGACAGAGCGACCCCAGGGCCTGCCACCTCCTCCAACCCAGATGCGCTGTTGGATCTGGAGAAGACTAATCTAAGCAACCTGGCGGCCAATACTTCATCGCTGCAGCAGGACCCGGACAGGGTGGTCCGCTCAGTCAAGGTGGTGGGGGACACAGACAATACCATTCATTTGAACTGGAGAGCCCCTAAGGCCAAGAACACAACATCATTTAGTGTGATGTATGCTGTGTTTGGAGAGCGGGACATGAGGAAGATCAATGTTGGGGCGGGACAGAACCGTGTTTCCATCGAAGGGCTGGTGCCCAGGACCAAGTacattgcctgtgtgtgtgtgagggggctgATTCCCAAGAAAGAGCAGTGCGTCATATTTTCCACTGATGAAGCAGCCAGTGCCACTGGGACCCAGAGGTTGATTAATGTGATTGTGAT GGCCTGTATCATCGCGGTCCCGCTCACTGTCATCGTGTGCTGTGGGGCTCTCAAGAGACGCATTCAGAAGTACTGGGGTAAGAAATCCAAGGATATCCAAGATTCATACGTGACCTTTGAAACGCTGTCGCCTGGCACAAAGGCCAAAGGGCTCGAGGGGGAGTATTTGACCCGACTGAACCCAGAGGAGTCCAACAGGCTGCTGTCAGCCCGCTCCAGCTTGGACTCTGAGGCAACTGCGAAGATAGAGGGACAGCCTAACGAGTACTTCTGCTGA